The following proteins are encoded in a genomic region of Comamonas resistens:
- the glcE gene encoding glycolate oxidase subunit GlcE — MQAMDSATSHIKAISERIRAATHDKTPLRIRGGGSKDFHGLSLQGELLDTRALSGIVSYEPSELVVTVLAGTPLTELEAALAAQGQCLAFEPPHFGPGSTVGGMVAAGLSGPSRANVGAVRDFVLGLEMINGQGEVLRYGGQVMKNVAGYDVSRLMAGSWGTLGLITEVSLKVLPVAPAEATLRFADCSQQQALQWLNQWGGQPLPLNASNWLQEEGSGGTLYLRLRGARAAVQAACQRLGGERLDSDAVAADWSASRDLNLPWFQERAADHCLWRLSVPATTAPLQLPADAVGPFIDWHGAQRWVRAPRSAAAALQQLAQSVGGSASLFRAESADQISGISDLDAHAQSSAAGRTAAQIHARLKQAFDPAGIFNVGRLSANW; from the coding sequence ATGCAGGCCATGGATTCAGCCACCAGCCACATCAAAGCCATCAGCGAGCGCATTCGCGCCGCTACCCATGACAAGACCCCTCTGCGCATTCGCGGCGGCGGCAGCAAGGATTTCCACGGTCTGTCTCTGCAGGGCGAGCTGCTGGACACCCGGGCGCTCAGCGGCATCGTCAGCTACGAGCCCAGCGAGCTGGTAGTCACCGTGCTCGCCGGCACTCCCCTGACCGAGCTGGAAGCCGCGCTGGCAGCCCAGGGCCAATGCCTGGCCTTCGAGCCACCGCACTTTGGCCCCGGCAGCACCGTGGGCGGCATGGTGGCCGCAGGCCTGTCCGGCCCCTCGCGCGCCAATGTGGGTGCCGTGCGTGACTTTGTGCTGGGCCTGGAGATGATCAACGGCCAGGGCGAAGTCTTGCGCTATGGCGGTCAGGTGATGAAGAACGTGGCCGGTTATGACGTATCGCGGCTGATGGCGGGCAGCTGGGGCACTCTGGGCCTGATTACCGAGGTCAGCCTCAAGGTGCTACCCGTGGCTCCTGCCGAGGCCACGCTGCGCTTTGCCGATTGCAGCCAGCAGCAGGCGTTGCAATGGCTCAACCAGTGGGGCGGCCAGCCGCTGCCGCTGAACGCCAGCAACTGGCTGCAGGAAGAAGGCAGCGGCGGCACGCTCTACCTGCGCCTGCGCGGTGCGCGCGCGGCCGTGCAGGCCGCCTGCCAGCGCCTGGGTGGCGAGCGGCTGGACAGCGATGCCGTAGCCGCCGACTGGAGTGCCAGCCGCGATCTGAACCTGCCCTGGTTTCAGGAGCGCGCCGCCGACCACTGCCTGTGGCGACTGTCCGTACCCGCCACCACCGCACCGCTGCAACTGCCTGCGGATGCCGTGGGTCCGTTCATAGACTGGCATGGCGCCCAACGCTGGGTGCGCGCGCCGCGCTCGGCGGCCGCAGCACTGCAGCAACTGGCCCAGTCCGTGGGCGGATCTGCTTCGCTTTTCAGAGCTGAAAGCGCAGACCAGATATCGGGAATCAGCGATCTTGATGCTCACGCCCAAAGCAGCGCAGCAGGCCGCACCGCGGCCCAGATTCATGCCCGGCTCAAGCAGGCGTTCGACCCTGCGGGCATCTTCAACGTGGGCCGGCTGTCGGCGAACTGGTAA
- the glcF gene encoding glycolate oxidase subunit GlcF: MQTNLAPEYRATPEGLEAEAILRKCVHCGFCTATCPTYQTLGDELDGPRGRIYLIKQVLEGQTPTRSTQEHLDRCLTCRNCESTCPSGVQYGHLVDIGRKIVDEQVERPAGEKLQRWLLKEGMNSSLFAPALKLGRAVKGLLPESLAEKIPAAQDAGTWPTREHARKVLLLAGCVQPAMMPRINYATARVLDAVGVQTVIADKAGCCGAVKFHLNDQDGGKAQMRANIDAWWPLVERGEVEAIVMNASGCGATVKEYGHLLRLEPQYAEKAARISALTRDLSELLPAMLPELVARLQGQLQTPKAPVGYHPPCTLQHAQKLRGGVEGALRELGFDVRVARTESHLCCGSAGTYSVLQPEISHQLRERKIAALDEPFAPAKPAAILSANMGCIVHLQNGTDVPVMHWVELLDQSLATA; this comes from the coding sequence ATGCAAACCAATCTCGCTCCTGAATACCGCGCCACACCCGAAGGGCTGGAGGCCGAAGCCATTTTGCGCAAATGCGTGCACTGCGGCTTCTGTACCGCCACCTGCCCCACCTACCAGACCCTGGGCGACGAACTCGACGGCCCGCGCGGCCGCATCTACCTCATCAAGCAGGTGCTCGAAGGTCAGACGCCCACGCGCTCCACCCAGGAGCACCTGGACCGCTGCCTGACCTGCCGCAACTGCGAATCCACCTGCCCCAGCGGCGTGCAGTACGGCCATCTGGTCGACATAGGCCGCAAGATCGTCGATGAGCAGGTCGAGCGCCCCGCGGGTGAAAAGCTGCAGCGCTGGCTGCTCAAGGAGGGCATGAACTCCTCGCTGTTCGCCCCTGCACTCAAGCTGGGCCGCGCCGTCAAGGGCTTGCTGCCCGAGTCGCTGGCCGAAAAAATCCCTGCCGCACAGGACGCAGGCACATGGCCCACGCGCGAACATGCCCGCAAGGTGCTGCTGCTGGCCGGCTGCGTGCAGCCGGCCATGATGCCGCGCATCAACTACGCCACGGCGCGCGTGCTGGACGCCGTGGGCGTGCAGACCGTGATTGCCGACAAGGCCGGCTGCTGCGGCGCGGTGAAGTTCCACCTCAACGACCAGGATGGCGGCAAGGCCCAGATGCGCGCCAATATCGACGCCTGGTGGCCGCTGGTGGAGCGCGGCGAGGTCGAGGCCATCGTGATGAACGCCTCGGGCTGCGGCGCCACCGTCAAGGAATACGGCCATCTGCTGCGGCTGGAGCCGCAGTACGCGGAAAAGGCCGCGCGCATCAGCGCGCTGACCCGCGATCTGAGCGAGCTGCTGCCGGCCATGCTGCCCGAACTGGTAGCCAGGTTGCAAGGCCAGTTGCAGACGCCCAAGGCGCCCGTGGGCTACCACCCGCCCTGCACGCTGCAGCATGCCCAGAAGCTGCGCGGCGGCGTGGAAGGCGCACTGCGCGAGCTGGGCTTCGACGTGCGCGTGGCGCGTACCGAGTCGCATCTGTGCTGCGGCTCCGCCGGCACTTATTCGGTGCTGCAGCCCGAGATTTCGCATCAGCTGCGCGAGCGCAAGATTGCCGCGCTGGACGAGCCTTTCGCGCCGGCCAAACCAGCCGCCATTCTCTCGGCCAATATGGGCTGCATCGTTCACCTGCAAAACGGCACCGATGTGCCGGTGATGCACTGGGTAGAGCTGCTGGACCAGTCATTGGCGACGGCGTAA
- the glnK gene encoding P-II family nitrogen regulator: MKMVTAIIKPFKLDEVREALSQIGVQGITVTEVKGFGRQKGHTELYRGAEYVVDFLPKLKIEVAIADDLLESVIDAIEGAARTGKIGDGKIFVQPLEQSIRIRTGETGESAL, encoded by the coding sequence ATGAAAATGGTGACCGCCATCATCAAACCCTTCAAGCTGGACGAAGTCCGCGAAGCGCTTTCCCAGATCGGTGTGCAAGGCATCACCGTCACCGAAGTCAAGGGCTTTGGCCGCCAGAAAGGCCATACCGAGCTGTACCGTGGTGCCGAGTACGTGGTGGACTTTCTGCCCAAGCTCAAGATCGAAGTCGCCATTGCCGATGATCTGCTGGAGTCCGTGATCGATGCCATCGAAGGCGCGGCCCGCACCGGCAAGATCGGCGACGGCAAGATCTTTGTGCAACCGCTGGAGCAATCCATCCGCATCCGTACCGGCGAAACCGGCGAATCGGCGCTGTAA
- a CDS encoding ammonium transporter yields MTKKLLSAGLGLGLLAASAAGWAQDAVPAAAPAVAAAVETVPTLSAGDTAWMLTSTMLVILMVIPGLALFYGGLVRSKNMLSVLAQVFVIFSLITVLWAIYGYTLAFGGEGKFFGSFDKLFLLGITPDTLSSALKTIPEYVFVAFQSTFAAITVALIVGAFAERIKFAAVIVFSVLWFSFAYIPMAHMVWGGGLLAEDGALDFAGGTVVHINAAIAGLVGAYMLGKRIGFGKEALPPHSLTLTMVGASLLWVGWFGFNAGSAGAANGIAGLAFINTILATGAAALSWLSAEVLHRGKASMLGAASGAVAGLVCITPAAGFVGPMGSIVMGLIAGPLCLWGVSGLKRLLGVDDVCDVFGVHGVGGILGAILTGVFCAKGLGGIEPDGYNMAHQVWVQLKSVLLTIVWSGVVSLVAYKIASLTVGLRVSEESERQGLDITSHGEVAYTR; encoded by the coding sequence ATGACCAAGAAGCTTTTGAGCGCAGGCCTGGGACTGGGCCTGCTGGCTGCCAGCGCAGCTGGATGGGCGCAGGATGCCGTGCCTGCAGCGGCTCCCGCCGTTGCCGCTGCAGTGGAGACCGTGCCCACGCTGAGCGCGGGCGACACGGCCTGGATGCTGACCTCCACCATGTTGGTGATTCTGATGGTCATCCCCGGCCTGGCCCTGTTCTATGGCGGCCTGGTACGCAGCAAGAACATGCTGTCCGTGCTGGCCCAGGTGTTTGTCATCTTCTCGCTGATCACCGTGCTGTGGGCCATCTACGGCTACACGCTGGCTTTTGGCGGCGAAGGCAAGTTCTTTGGCAGCTTTGACAAGCTGTTTCTGCTGGGCATCACGCCGGACACCTTGTCCAGTGCCCTCAAGACCATTCCCGAATATGTGTTCGTGGCCTTTCAATCCACCTTTGCCGCCATTACCGTGGCGCTGATCGTGGGCGCGTTTGCCGAACGTATCAAGTTCGCGGCCGTGATCGTGTTCTCGGTGCTGTGGTTCAGCTTTGCCTACATTCCCATGGCCCATATGGTGTGGGGCGGCGGTCTACTGGCCGAAGACGGCGCGCTGGACTTTGCCGGCGGCACCGTGGTGCACATCAACGCCGCTATCGCCGGTCTGGTGGGCGCCTATATGCTGGGCAAGCGCATCGGCTTCGGCAAGGAAGCCCTGCCCCCGCACAGCCTGACGCTGACCATGGTGGGTGCATCCCTGCTGTGGGTGGGCTGGTTCGGCTTCAACGCCGGCTCCGCCGGTGCTGCCAACGGCATCGCCGGTCTGGCTTTCATCAACACCATCCTGGCCACCGGCGCAGCCGCCCTGTCCTGGCTCTCGGCCGAGGTGCTGCACCGCGGCAAGGCCTCCATGCTGGGCGCCGCATCGGGTGCCGTGGCCGGTCTGGTCTGCATCACCCCTGCCGCCGGCTTTGTCGGCCCCATGGGCTCCATCGTGATGGGCCTCATCGCCGGGCCTCTGTGCCTGTGGGGTGTCTCGGGCCTCAAGCGCCTGCTGGGTGTTGACGATGTCTGCGACGTGTTCGGCGTCCACGGCGTCGGCGGCATTCTGGGGGCCATCCTGACCGGCGTTTTCTGCGCCAAGGGTCTGGGTGGCATCGAGCCCGATGGCTACAACATGGCCCATCAAGTGTGGGTACAGCTCAAGAGCGTGCTGCTGACCATCGTCTGGTCCGGCGTGGTTTCCCTGGTGGCCTACAAGATTGCCTCTCTGACCGTGGGACTGCGTGTCTCCGAAGAGTCCGAGCGCCAAGGCCTGGATATCACCTCTCATGGGGAGGTCGCCTATACACGCTGA
- a CDS encoding TorF family putative porin, which translates to MPSLAASRFKTFAKTSALACVLASPLWAHAQLSANVALTTNYKFRGQDQDSSRSRAVKPALQGGFDYSFGDSGFYVGNWNSSVDWLPGNSLETDVYGGYKFKAGDIDWDVGALTYVYSGNTRGNTTEIYGSGTYGPFTAKYSHTVSKDYFGWAGARDGSGLKGRNTGYLQLSYSQEVAPKVTLKASLGYTHFSSDIKSLGVPNYVDYSAGGAYDLGDGFSLAAVVAGANKKAYFGDVNKARLIVTLAKTF; encoded by the coding sequence ATGCCCAGTCTCGCTGCCAGCCGTTTCAAAACCTTCGCCAAAACCTCAGCCCTGGCCTGTGTGCTGGCCTCGCCCCTGTGGGCCCATGCACAGCTGTCGGCCAATGTGGCGCTGACCACCAACTACAAGTTCCGTGGTCAGGACCAGGACAGCAGCCGCAGCCGCGCCGTCAAGCCCGCGCTGCAGGGCGGTTTTGACTACAGCTTTGGCGACAGCGGCTTCTATGTGGGCAACTGGAACTCCTCGGTGGACTGGCTGCCCGGCAACTCGCTGGAAACCGACGTCTACGGCGGCTACAAGTTCAAGGCAGGCGACATCGACTGGGATGTGGGTGCACTGACCTATGTCTACTCGGGCAACACCCGTGGCAACACCACCGAGATCTATGGCTCGGGTACTTACGGGCCTTTCACGGCCAAGTACTCGCACACCGTCTCCAAGGACTATTTCGGCTGGGCTGGCGCACGTGATGGCTCGGGTCTCAAGGGCCGCAACACCGGCTATCTGCAGCTGTCCTACAGCCAGGAAGTCGCCCCCAAGGTGACACTGAAGGCATCGCTGGGCTACACGCATTTCTCCAGCGATATCAAAAGCCTGGGCGTACCCAACTATGTGGACTACAGCGCGGGCGGTGCCTATGACCTCGGAGACGGCTTCTCCCTCGCTGCGGTCGTGGCAGGTGCCAACAAAAAGGCCTATTTCGGTGATGTGAACAAGGCGCGTCTGATCGTGACGCTGGCCAAGACTTTTTGA